DNA sequence from the Candidatus Saccharimonadales bacterium genome:
TGCAAACAGCTGCGGGTAAAATGATGTTTGCAAAGCCGGTAGAACAGGTAAAATTACAGAGGCCAGCCGATAACTCTCCTAAGAAACTTGCAAAAAGTACGGGGACCAAGCCCGCACCTCAGCCAGAACGTCGAACACAATCCGTAGAGCCTCGAAAGCGGGACGACACGCGCGGAAGTAATCAGCAAGGACCTCGCAAGCCGAATAACCGGGGGACAGCAAAACGTCCGAATAATCGCTCTCCACGATCTTCTGATCGAGAGTCGGCTTTTATTGATCTTGTAGAAAAACAGTAGGTCGCGACCTACTGTTTTTCTTAATCTCTATCACGTCCTCTTCAGTTCGGCGTGAAATCTTTTGATCCCGTGCCAGCATAGAGAGCACTGTCGGTCACGATTGCAGTCACTGTCTGAGTAGAGTTGCTTGTAAAAGTATAATCCGCATCGTATGTACCGCTTGAAGTGACGGGGAGTGTAGCGACGATAGTGCTGCCCACGCGTATTTCAACTTGTTGCAGTTGGTTGGTGCCGCCCACGACACTCACGCTAATCCGGTAAGTGCTACCGCTGGTTTTATTGAGGCTTATGGTTCCTACGCTTGGCTTGGCGTCATCACACTTGTGGAGGTCATCATCAGCGTTCGAATCATACCCATCAGGAGCGATATAGACATCCTTCTTGCTGATAGGATCAGTGAACTTCTGAACATCAACCTCTATCTTTGCGCCATCAGGTGTACAGCTCGTAGCCTTCTTTTTGGATACTTTGTCAAAAGTAAGCTTGCTGTTGGTCTTGCCCTGGTTCTTGTTGTACCAAGAAGGGAAGAGTTCGCCATTGATTTTCTGAATACCGGCCGGCTGAGTAAACCAGCTACCGCCATTTGCGGGACTCCACTTATTTTCTTTCGCATATACTTCTTTGTGAGCATACTCCATCACCGGCCCGACAATTTTAGCAGGTAGTGACGAGTTTCCATTTAACAGAACGCGAGTATCCGGATTACCGAGCCATACACCCATGGTAAGCGCAGGTGAGTAGCTAAGTGTCCAAATATCTTTAGCTTGACCGCCTTTGTCGGACGTACCTGTCTTTACGGCTGTACGAACACCTGGTATCCAAAGCCCGTAGAAGTGCGGGCCATACAGACCTGCGCGGGCATTATCGTCGCTGAGAATGTCGGAAACGATGTATGCTGCTTGCGGATCCAGCACTTGTTTGCTTTCGTCCTTATATTTCTTAATAATCTCACCCTGGCTATTTTTAATTTCAAGTACGGTACTTGTTGGCTTGTACACTCCTTGGCGGCCAAGTGAGGCGAATGCATTTACGTGATCGATCTGACGCGTACCACAACCACCAATAGCTGATGAAAGACCGGCCTGTGCATCAGCTCCCTGTGTACAGTAATTGGTATCGCCGAGAGCACGGATGGTTTGCAGAGTAGGTTGAATGCCCGATATGTACATCGCTTTTACTGCCGGAACGTTGCGTGAAAGTCCCAGCGCTTTACGGATGCTGATGTTACCCATAAACTTCTTGTCGGCGTTATTGAGCTCCGAGCCATAAATCGACTTCATAGTATTATCGTCGGCAAGAATCGAGCCACTTCCATAATTTTGCTTATCACTGCCTTGATTACTGAATAGCTGGGAATACACAAGGGGCTTGATAGTTGATCCAGGTTGGATATATGCCGTAGCTGCGTTATCTTGACCGAATCCGGGGTAGTTAAAGTCGCGGCTACCCATCATGGCCACGATTTGACCGGTTTGTGTATCTTCAACGGTTGCAGCACCATTGCTAAAGCCTGCTATTATAGGAGTTTTTGAGGCAAACATGGCTGTCATGGATTCTTCGAGCTTGTTTTGGATACGGATATCGAGCGTCGTTGTCACAGTGAGACCGCCGCGGCCTACCGTTGCCGCACCGAGCTCTTGCTTAAGCTGATCACGGACCATTTGTACAAAGTGAGGTGCTTTAATGTCCTTGTATTGGTCAGAGGCCGGCTTGATGTTATCAAGGATTGGATATTGTTTGGCTTCGCTCGCTTGTGCGGCGGTGATATTGCCCAACTCAACCATGCTATCAAGCACTTTGTGCTGACGGGCAATCAACGCTTCGTGTCCGTCAATATTGTAGGGGTCGTATAGGCCAGGTTGGTTAGGAATTGCCGCCAGAAGGGCTGCTTCGGGAAGAGTAAGATCTTTTGATGATTTGCCAAAATATGTCTGCGCACCCGACTCGACACCGTTACGACGGCCACCGTATGGTGCTTCGTTAAGATATAAATCAAGAATTTGATCTTTATTGTACATGCGCTCAACTTCGATCGAGAGGATCATCTCCTTGATCTTACGTGGAATGCCGTCGAGGCCACGCTTGATCTGCTCGTCTGGAGGAAAGAATACTTGCTTAACAAGCTGTTGGGTAAGCGTTGAACCACCTTGAGTACTTCCGCCATTGGCGTTATTAAGCAACGACCTAAAGATGCCGTTGATGCTTACGCCACCGTGATTGTAGAAATCACGGTCCTCAATGGCAACGGTTGCCTGCTTGACGTACTTATTAATGCTATTGCCGTCGACAACAAGCTTATAGTCGCCGTCACCTTTATCTTCCCAGAGAAGATTATTGTTTCGATCGTAGTATTTAGTGACTGTCGTCTGGACTCGCTTGGCCAACTCGCCAGGGCGAATGGCATCGAGGTCTTTTCGATAGTATGCAAACAGGGCTCCTATGCCAAGGATGAGTAGCAAGATACCGACACCGACGATTTTAAGGGCCATCATAGCACCCTTTTTACTGAACCAATACTTAGCAACCCGCTTCGGGTGTAAGCGGTACAATAAGCGTTTTACAGGATGTTTTGGAAGGCTAGCTAAATACTCAGCTTTTTTGCGAGCATCAGCCTCTTTTTTTGTCCGGCGGCGTCGTGTAAGGTTGGCATACACATTCATGCCACGTGATTTACTGGTTTTATTTGCCACGTTTTACCATTCCCATAAGCAATATTACAATCCATTATACCATCAAATTGCCTATGCCAAGCGCGATTTTCTGGTATACTGACTAGA
Encoded proteins:
- a CDS encoding transglycosylase domain-containing protein, translating into MANKTSKSRGMNVYANLTRRRRTKKEADARKKAEYLASLPKHPVKRLLYRLHPKRVAKYWFSKKGAMMALKIVGVGILLLILGIGALFAYYRKDLDAIRPGELAKRVQTTVTKYYDRNNNLLWEDKGDGDYKLVVDGNSINKYVKQATVAIEDRDFYNHGGVSINGIFRSLLNNANGGSTQGGSTLTQQLVKQVFFPPDEQIKRGLDGIPRKIKEMILSIEVERMYNKDQILDLYLNEAPYGGRRNGVESGAQTYFGKSSKDLTLPEAALLAAIPNQPGLYDPYNIDGHEALIARQHKVLDSMVELGNITAAQASEAKQYPILDNIKPASDQYKDIKAPHFVQMVRDQLKQELGAATVGRGGLTVTTTLDIRIQNKLEESMTAMFASKTPIIAGFSNGAATVEDTQTGQIVAMMGSRDFNYPGFGQDNAATAYIQPGSTIKPLVYSQLFSNQGSDKQNYGSGSILADDNTMKSIYGSELNNADKKFMGNISIRKALGLSRNVPAVKAMYISGIQPTLQTIRALGDTNYCTQGADAQAGLSSAIGGCGTRQIDHVNAFASLGRQGVYKPTSTVLEIKNSQGEIIKKYKDESKQVLDPQAAYIVSDILSDDNARAGLYGPHFYGLWIPGVRTAVKTGTSDKGGQAKDIWTLSYSPALTMGVWLGNPDTRVLLNGNSSLPAKIVGPVMEYAHKEVYAKENKWSPANGGSWFTQPAGIQKINGELFPSWYNKNQGKTNSKLTFDKVSKKKATSCTPDGAKIEVDVQKFTDPISKKDVYIAPDGYDSNADDDLHKCDDAKPSVGTISLNKTSGSTYRISVSVVGGTNQLQQVEIRVGSTIVATLPVTSSGTYDADYTFTSNSTQTVTAIVTDSALYAGTGSKDFTPN